In Clarias gariepinus isolate MV-2021 ecotype Netherlands chromosome 1, CGAR_prim_01v2, whole genome shotgun sequence, one DNA window encodes the following:
- the LOC128519237 gene encoding uncharacterized protein LOC128519237 isoform X2 encodes MAQLSVPVGNSVQIPLLVPIQVEPRITNPYIQFLIDGKLKKFKKLVKGININGLYPCAVWNDDVTLLTAAAACGIEEICNFLLRENADPNIVSTNGLTSLHYATSTPGIPLTIVRRLIAAKANPNGHQQQTFTPLQFAAHNDRADMFKALTDAGADPQKNYGINPNLDKKVEELFNKLPSGNEAVEKCKMFFIFTAAVAEKSQPEVFNLYRENFLEEHPFNHLALFEIYFNVVGKLAEQYRQSSIGWLKDSNKTDIYINGFIERFPRIAIEHRIRALNTLHAVMCMMREISPQIFNAIVPILKNCLQPTNGIEGIVFNPIILSTLCVGMDKSSKQKSTDDLNSAVLEELCNALMPFTDPNCPVDTSICAYRLFAGLYEFVPEHIHTCGLTSVPERVLFNVDIGTDDVIKEKLQRLDTNLRKPQSTRAVDRSSEAGENITSKKKKDNQQETSLKEDAVQESNLDLDIAKTSVEESVSTVRPCAVHTEGLPTKRNWFPVSKRWKPKLEKLASVDASMVYRLGNLTIGNSPEFEIAKGSDGTRVFLGLKDDGTEVAVKRMYRSEYQDLKNEEKCLRIPQLGRDCIIQYVDFAEDDTFGYLVLQLCEYTLEEYIQDHLPEDSFQQQQVLKNIVKEVLCSLKVLHRQDTKVLHRDIKPQNVLIDINGKAKLADLGISRRLKLEETTCRTAAAGTKYWKARETLEEDSNTGYKRSSDIQVAGMLVYYILSRGHHPFGTGPRCEANILDGKYSLKHLEDEMAKDLVERMISHEPKDRPTIEQTLYHPFFWTDAWKLNYLKKLGNEKDVENCRNADPDLLSAIEGLTAGKSFSDWKSKLPSELVQKLDGKKKAYPENTLGLLRFIRNLHEHHQCDAKEIHLMAIFPDLFGNAYKFAEKRGWNTSANVTEWLQALPPIWT; translated from the exons ATGGCACAACTTTCTGTTCCTGTTGGAAATTCTGTTCAAATTCCTCTTCTGGTTCCTATACAAGTTGAGCCAAGGATAACAAATCCATATATACAATTCCTTATTGATGGcaaactaaaaaaatttaaaaaattagttaAAGGGATAAATATAAATGGACTGTACCCTTGTGCAGTGTGGAATGATGATGTTACTCTACTGACAGCAGCAGCTGCATGTGGCATTGAAGAGATTTGTAACTTTTTACTGAGAGAAAATGCGGATCCCAACATAGTATCCACAAATGGCCTAACATCTCTGCACTATGCTACAAGTACACCTGGAATTCCACTGACTATTGTTAGAAGATTAATTGCTGCAAAAGCTAATCCAAATGGTCATCAACAACAAACGTTTACACCATTACAGTTCGCTGCCCACAACGACAGAGCGGACATGTTCAAAGCACTTACAGATGCTGGTGCTGATCCTCAAAAGAATTATGGGATTAATCCTAATTTAGATAAAAAAGTAGAGGAACTTTTTAATAAGTTACCTTCAGGAAACGAAGCTGTAGAaaagtgtaaaatgtttttcatttttactgctGCTGTTGCCGAAAAATCCCAGCCAGAGGTTTTTAACTTATATAGGGAAAATTTTCTAGAGGAACATCCTTTTAACCATCTTGCGCtttttgaaatatattttaatgttgtggGCAAATTAGCAGAACAGTATCGTCAATCTAGCATTGGGTGGTTGAAAGACTCCAATAAAACAGACATCTACATCAATGGATTTATCGAACGCTTCCCCAGAATTGCTATTGAACATAGGATAAGGGCACTGAACACCTTACATGCTGTAATGTGCATGATGAGAGAAATATCCCCTCAAATATTTAATGCGATTGTACCCATTCTGAAAAACTGTTTACAGCCCACAAATGGAATCGAGGGAATCGTGTTCAATCCCATAATACTTAGTACTCTCTGTGTAGGTATGGACAAGTCGTCAAAGCAAAAATCCACTGATGATCTTAACTCTGCTGTTCTTGAAGAGTTATGCAACGCACTTATGCCTTTCACTGATCCCAACTGCCCAGTTGATACCAGCATTTGTGCTTACCGTTTGTTTGCTGGTCTATATGAGTTTGTCCCAGAGCACATTCATACATGTGGATTAACTTCAGTGCCTGAGAGGGTTCTTTTTAATGTAGATATAGGAACAGATGATGTAATTAAAGAGAAACTGCAAAGACTGGACACAAATCTCAGAAAACCCCAAAGCACAAGGGCTGTAGATAGGTCAagtgaagcaggtgaaaacatcacatcaaagaagaagaaagataaTCAACAAGAGACAAGTTTAAAAGAAGATGCTGTACAAGAATCAAATCTTGATTTGGACATTGCAAAGACTTCAGTTGAGGAGTCAGTTTCCACTGTGCGTCCATGTGCAGTGCACACTGAGGGTTTGCCAACGAAAAGAAACTGGTTTCCAGTCAGCAAACGTTGGAAGCCCAAGCTAGAGAAACTTGCTAGCGTCGACGCAAGTATGGTTTATCGCCTGGGGAACCTCACAATCGGCAATAGCCCTGAATTTGAGATAGCTAAAGGAAGTGATGGAACACGGGTTTTCCTTGGCCTGAAAGATGATGGCACTGAAGTAGCTGTCAAACGAATGTACAGGTCAGAATATCAAGACCTCAAAAATGAGGAAAAATGTCTACGGATTCCGCAACTGGGAAGAGATTGTATTATtcaatatgtggactttgcagaGGATGACACGTTTGGATATCTTGTGCTTCAACTTTGTGAATACACCTTGGAGGAATACATCCAAGACCATTTGCCAGAAGACAGTTTTCAGCAGCAACAGGTCCTGAAGAATATTGTAAAAGAAGTGCTCTGTAGCCTGAAAGTTCTTCACCGCCAAGATACCAAAGTGCTACATCGAGACATCAAACctcaaaatgttttgattg ATATAAATGGAAAGGCAAAATTAGCTGATCTTGGCATAAGTCGAAGACTGAAGCTGGAGGAAACGACTTGTCGCACTGCTGCTGCTGGAACGAAGTACTGGAAAGCCAGAGAGACTCTTGAAGAGGACAGTAACACTGGCTACAAGAGGAGTTCTGATATTCAG gtTGCGGGAATGTTGGTGTATTACATCCTCTCTCGTGGACACCATCCATTTGGCACAGGTCCCCGATGTGAGGCTAATATTCTTGATGGGAAGTACTCCTTGAAACACCTGGAAGATGAGATGGCAAAGGACTTAGTGGAGCGGATGATCAGCCATGAGCCAAAAGACAGACCCACTATAGAGCAGACCCTTTACCACCCATTCTTTTGGACAGATGCATG gaAGCTGAACTACTTAAAAAAGCTGGGGAATGAAAAGGATGTGGAAAACTGCCGCAATGCTGACCCGGACCTCCTCTCCGCTATAGAGGGTTTAACAGCAGGGAAAAGCTTCTCAGACTGGAAATCAAAA TTGCCCTCTGAGCTTGTGCAAAAACTGGATGGTAAGAAAAAGGCCTACCCGGAGAACACACTCGGCCTGCTGCGCTTCATAAGGAATCTACATGAGCATCA CCAATGTGATGCCAAGGAGATACATTTGATGGCAATATTCCCTGACCTTTTTGGAAATGCTTACAAATTTGCTGAAAAGAGAGGATGGAACACCAGTGCAAATGTTACAGAATGGCTTCAGGCACTTCCACCAATTTGGACATAA